In Bradyrhizobium sp. CCBAU 051011, the following are encoded in one genomic region:
- a CDS encoding nitronate monooxygenase family protein → MSMPALFKGRLSIPVIGSPLFIISVPDLVIAQCKAGVVGSFPALNARPASLLDEWLARITEELAAYDKAHPERPSAPFAVNQIVHKSNNRLDHDLAACEKYKVPMLITSLGAREELNKAAHNWGGIVFHDVINQKFAHKAVEKGADGLVLVAAGAGGHAGTISPLAFVEETRFWFDGPIALSGAIANGRAIRAARILGADFAYIGSAFIATQEANAVEAYKEMITSSSAEDIVYSNLFTGVHGNYLKPSIVKAGLNPDDLPTSDPSKMSFGTDASGERTKPKAWKEIWGSGQGIGGIGKVVPAAELIARFKKEYDEAVDPAL, encoded by the coding sequence ATGTCCATGCCCGCGCTGTTCAAGGGCCGCCTGTCGATACCCGTGATCGGGTCGCCGCTGTTCATCATCTCCGTGCCCGATCTCGTGATCGCCCAGTGCAAGGCCGGCGTCGTCGGATCGTTTCCGGCGCTGAATGCGCGCCCCGCCTCTCTGCTCGACGAGTGGCTGGCGCGGATCACGGAAGAACTCGCGGCGTACGACAAGGCGCATCCGGAGCGGCCCTCGGCGCCGTTCGCGGTGAACCAGATCGTTCACAAATCCAACAACCGGCTCGATCACGACCTTGCGGCCTGCGAGAAGTACAAGGTGCCGATGCTGATCACCTCGCTCGGCGCGCGCGAGGAGCTCAACAAGGCCGCGCACAATTGGGGCGGCATCGTCTTCCACGACGTGATCAACCAGAAATTCGCGCACAAGGCGGTCGAGAAGGGCGCCGACGGCCTGGTCCTGGTGGCCGCCGGCGCCGGCGGCCATGCCGGCACGATCTCGCCGCTCGCCTTCGTCGAGGAGACGCGCTTCTGGTTCGACGGACCGATCGCGCTGTCGGGCGCGATCGCCAATGGCCGCGCCATCCGCGCAGCGCGTATTCTCGGCGCCGACTTCGCCTATATCGGCTCCGCCTTCATCGCGACCCAGGAAGCCAACGCGGTCGAGGCCTACAAGGAGATGATTACGTCCTCGTCGGCGGAAGATATCGTCTATTCGAACCTGTTCACCGGCGTACACGGCAACTACCTCAAGCCGTCGATCGTCAAGGCCGGTCTCAATCCCGACGATCTGCCGACCTCCGATCCCTCCAAGATGAGCTTCGGCACCGACGCCTCCGGCGAGCGCACCAAGCCGAAGGCATGGAAGGAGATTTGGGGCTCGGGCCAGGGTATCGGCGGCATCGGCAAGGTGGTGCCGGCGGCCGAACTGATCGCGCGCTTCAAGAAGGAATATGACGAGGCGGTCGATCCCGCGCTGTAA
- a CDS encoding YqaA family protein: MLKRTYDWCIDAADKPYALWIMAAVSFAESSFFPIPPDIMLLPMSLARPKKAWWFATVCTIASVAGGVVGYAIGALLYDSVGHWLITVYGLSDKVETFRASYAEWGAVIILLKGLTPIPYKLVTITSGFAGYNIWLFILCSIVARGGRFFVVAVLLNRYGDLIRAELEKRLGTWVAIGAVVLVLGFYIAFKLV, from the coding sequence ATGCTGAAACGGACCTACGACTGGTGCATCGACGCCGCCGACAAGCCCTATGCGCTCTGGATCATGGCGGCCGTATCCTTTGCGGAAAGCTCGTTCTTCCCGATCCCGCCCGACATCATGCTGCTGCCGATGTCGCTGGCCAGGCCGAAGAAGGCTTGGTGGTTCGCGACCGTTTGCACGATCGCGTCCGTCGCCGGCGGCGTGGTTGGATACGCGATCGGCGCGCTGCTCTACGATTCGGTCGGGCACTGGCTGATCACCGTCTACGGTCTCAGCGACAAGGTCGAAACCTTCCGCGCGTCCTATGCCGAATGGGGCGCGGTGATCATCCTGCTGAAGGGGCTGACGCCGATCCCCTACAAGCTCGTGACCATCACCTCGGGATTTGCCGGCTACAACATCTGGCTGTTCATCCTGTGCTCGATCGTGGCGCGCGGCGGGCGGTTCTTCGTGGTCGCAGTCCTGCTCAACCGCTATGGCGACCTGATTCGGGCGGAGCTGGAAAAGCGCCTCGGCACGTGGGTGGCCATCGGCGCCGTCGTCCTGGTGCTCGGCTTCTACATCGCCTTCAAGCTGGTCTAG
- the hisE gene encoding phosphoribosyl-ATP diphosphatase codes for MSDSLERLYQAVIAARDLDPATSRTARLFQRGPSKMAKKLAEEAIEVVIDAVNGKTDAVIRESADLLYNLTVLWASAGVKPEDVWSEMERREDLLGIAEKLPKAKMPKAVAGNAVVGKASPKPLPKTLPNETLPKATASPAVRRRIVALEGRGLRKRH; via the coding sequence ATGAGTGATTCGCTGGAGCGGCTTTATCAGGCTGTCATCGCGGCCCGGGACCTCGATCCGGCAACGTCGCGCACGGCCCGGCTGTTTCAGCGCGGCCCCTCCAAGATGGCCAAGAAGCTCGCCGAGGAAGCCATTGAAGTCGTGATCGACGCCGTCAACGGCAAGACCGACGCGGTGATCCGGGAGAGCGCAGATCTGCTCTACAACCTCACCGTTCTCTGGGCATCGGCCGGTGTGAAGCCCGAGGACGTCTGGAGCGAAATGGAGCGGCGCGAGGATCTGCTTGGCATCGCCGAGAAGCTGCCGAAGGCAAAAATGCCCAAGGCCGTTGCGGGCAACGCAGTGGTCGGCAAGGCGTCGCCTAAGCCGTTGCCCAAGACACTGCCCAACGAGACACTGCCCAAAGCGACGGCGTCCCCCGCGGTCCGGCGGCGAATTGTCGCGTTGGAAGGCCGCGGGCTCCGTAAACGGCATTAA